TTATTGGTTACTGTAGGttatcatactgtatgttatgGAGACATTGCACAGAGGGATATCAATATAACACGTCTTCCCTTTCAACCAAGCTACCAAAAGCCCAGGGACACATACAGGGCCCCTTTGGAGCACTTTGGAGCACTTTCACATAAAGTGCACACATCTTTCAGAGACCAGACGGAcaagaaaaaaaattaaaaggtAACAAGATGACAGTGCAAGAAGCATTTTGAACAATTAATGAAGTGAAATGCATGGCGCTTTCTCATGCCTGTTCAAAAACTTTGTTTGGAGAACATACAAAGCTAGGAAACAGTCTTATTGCTCAGACCCCCTACACTAAGACAAGCTCTGAGATTCCTGAGAGCACTCGGACAAGTTGGCATGAGTGGTTCTCACTGAGGTGTCACCTTCTAATATCTCACTCTTACAAACTGGCTTGAATAAACAGGGGTGGCTGTGGCTCAGCTGGAGCTTGTATTAGCTGCATTTAGTTTACAACCGGCCTGGGAACTGCTGGGGGAGCTTCTAAGTGGCTGAGACTGCAGGGACAGATGCTGCTGTTACCTGGTCGTGACATTTGGGGCAGATCCACATGCCCCTGGGAATGGTTTTCAAGGGTGGAGCGAGGCAGTCCAGATGGTAAACACGTGCACATGTGTCACACATGAGCAACTGACCACTGCGCCTGCACACAGTGCAGAAGTCCTCATGGATGTCTCCCTGTCAGGAAGAATTGCATCAATCAGTATTGTGGCCACTACGCCCAACCGATCATACCTGGATATGTGGTACTAGAGGAAAGGGAGTCGAACTTCACTGAATGACACCTGCCCAATCTGACTGTGCTCCCAAACTGTTCACATTGTAATTGTGTTTGTGGGCACTGGGTGTTGTTCACACGAACCAGTTTTCACTGGATGACCGCGAGTAATGTTGCTGGTCACGGTACCCTACCAAACCCCAAACACCACTGTCAACAGCAATGACGTGCGATGCGTTGATCCAAACATCCTCAGCCAAAGGAGTGAGGGACTTTTCACTTTGTAAGGTTATGGACACCAGGACACACATAGATTGTCACACATAAATGAATGATGGATGTAATGGCATGTAGGGTGTAAAAGTGAATGGATGTGGAAGGTTTCATGTTGTAAGGAGGGGTGGTCTGTCCTGAAACCATAGGGCCTCAGGGAGATACCACTGAGGGGGGGATTTGGGGGGAGGCTTCCTCTAGTCCTGGTAGGTGCAGTGGGCTCTTCATCAGCTACTTACATCCCCGGAGCTGGGTCTAGGCAGAGGGAGGGTGTGGGGGTGGACGGGGAAGTGAGAGCCCCCCCTCTCTGGCCGGTGGTGGGCCGGGGAGGCGGAATGACTGCTGGTGGGGGATGTTGGGGTGTGAAGACCCAGCTCAGGAACACTGCTGTATTTGGGTGGGCGACCTGGGTGAGATGAGAcacgacaaaacaaaacaaaaacaaaagaaaGGAAAATGGGagaacaaaataaaaaaacattctcaTGACATACCTGTGACAATGGGTCCTCATTGGCTAGCGCataaggaagaggaagaggaggagcacaGACAGAAGCGTTAGTACACAGCGAGGGGGAACAGCATGAAGTCGGGTCAAGAGGAAGGGTGAGCTGGGCAAAGCTGACAGTTAATTAGGACAGTAGTTCCGAGAACAAAGCAGGTCAAAGCAAGACATAAGCCACATCGTATCGACCTGCAGGGCAAGACTTTGTTGAAACAAATGTAAAATCTAATATCTACATTATTTCAATGTACTATATGAAACAATAGGTCAAATACAGCTGCATTCAACCGTGTCAGTCAGAACGTGGGAAGCAAATGCTTGGTTCATATGAGGATTCATTCTCCTAAATGTTCTACTCACAGAACTGCAGTGTACCACTAAATATGTTACATAACAGGCCTCTTAAGTCTGTTACAAACAAATGGGTAGTGAGATCTGACTTGGCTTGGCATGCCATACTAGCCTGAAATCCACAAACCTGTTTTGTTAACATTCCACTACATATACTCCGTGTAATGCTAAACATGAGAAagagtggcaaggagtggaatgctaactcagactggtacccaggctaatgCCATACACATAGCGTTCAGACAGCGACAGGGCTGAAATCCACATGGGGTTTTGCTTGGTGGAGTCCTGGGGTgagcacatacagtacagagctgtgAAGCCATCCTCAACAATACATTCAGAGCAGGGTGGGAAGGCATCTTACTGAGAGGGCAAAGAGAGCTGGTTAAGTAGCACGAATTACAGACAGGGCAAAAGCACAGAGTCAAGTGGCATTAAAAGCAGGAAGTGCAAGGAAAGAGTCAGCTCTATTGCACTAGCATGATAGCACAACCAAAAGAGCTCCTACAGTAAGTCTGTGATGGGGCAGTATCACAGTACAACAAAACGATGAATACTGGTCTCCACAGTTGTACGAGATATGACAGCATAGACTTCCTCCTGGTGTCTGGGAGAGCAGGGGTGCGGTCCAATTGACATTGTGTTAACAAGGTTACAAGGTGGGACACTCCACACAACCCTGAGTAGCTAGACGTTTCCATCACCTGACAGGGGATTCATACTGACCTCTCTTCCTGGTGCCTTGGTGTAGAGGAGTGTTCAGGTATGTGACGCCGTTCTTCTTACGCTGTAAATATAGGTTGTGTTTACTACTTAGGTTTGGTTCTCTCACAGCAGACCTAGAACAGGTACAACCTAGAACAGGTACAGTATCCAGAGTTGGGGTcggttccatttcaattccagtcaattcagaaagtaaaccaaattccaattccacattCTTAAccattgaagagaattggaatttcaatgTACTTCCTGaactgactggaattgaaatggaattgagacCAACCCTGACAGTATCATCATAATGCCATAATAATAGCAACGTTAGTGGCCTATACACTGTACCTCAGGCTCAAACACTGCTCCACTGTATACTGGGTTTGCTGTTGTTCTCCTCTTGCGCTCCTGCCTCCGACTCTGGATCTCTACACAGGTATAGAATAGACCAGGTCAGTAGAACACATCGGACATATCTGATGTTAAATTGTCTTCATGCAGGCGCAGACATTATTGTAAAAACGTATACAGAATAGGGTGGGGGGGGTGCTATAAAATATCCATTTGGGTCTTCCAACCTTCCAGATGGTCATATGTAACCAGTCCCAAGGACACCATGAAAGCACGTTTCTGTGGGAGAGAACAAGAAATCAAATGTTCAGTCAAACGTGTCAGAAAACAAGATTGACCCACAAAGCTgaccatatacagtaccagtcaaaagtttggacacgcctactcagggtttttctttatttttacattgtagaatacactggttgagagaatgccaagagtgtgcacaaagctgtcatcaaggcaaagggtggctactttgtttaacatttttttgggggggttactgcatgattccatatgtgttatttcatcgttttgacgtctacactattattccacaatgtagaatatagtaaaaataaagaaaaacccttgaatgagtaggtgtgtccaaacttttgactggtactgtacatttatttTCTTGTTTTCATTGCATCTGTGTATAGAGTATAGGCCCACCTGGGGGTTGTCCTCTCTCTTGTTCCTCAGCAGGGGTGGAGGGGTGCTTCTAGTGGTGTGTGAAGGGGAGGAGGGCGCACTGACCGATGTCTTCGGCTCTGTAACACCCCGAGCTTTAACAGTCTGGAGGGACGGAAGTAACAGAGTTAGCCGCACACAACAAGAGTCACAGTCCCTCCACGGTGGATGTGACGCCCCTTCATGAGAGACCGCTCTCAACGAGGAAAAACACACATTTTCACACACAGCAAACCAGGACAGAGGGTGGTGAGCACCTGGCTTATGTAGGTGGAGGACTCTCCATTCGTGAATGTTATTGGGAGGTCTTCCAATATTCAGTGTATCTACGAACTCACTCTCTGGAATAGAGTTGTGGCAGCCGCTCAAGTACCTAGCCATGCACATCAACAAAGCAGGGTGTCTATGCCGACCAAATTGAGTTAAGTAAGAAGCCTGTGATGAACACAAAAGAGCCAGGCTAACAGCTGGGTGCTTCTTGGTTTAACAGCAATGAAAATGGTAATTCTACTACCGACGGCCCTACTGAAAATATTATCTGGAAGCTAATAGATTTCATTTGATTGGGTCCACGGAGAAGACTGTAATTTAAACAAATCAAGTTTGCCCGCCCCCTCTTTGTTCCCCCTCCTCTCACCTTGGTGTCAGGGCTGAGGCTTCTGATCTGAAGGGTCTGATGAGTTGCCAGGGTGGCCATAATGGTGGCTGGCGAGGTGATGACGATGCCAGTCAGCTGGGCAGAGGGCAGGGTCTTGGTGATGCTGGCGCAGGGCTGGCCGTTTACAACGCGTACCTGGTGGATGGGCCCGGTGGTGGAGGCCAGTGAGGTGGAGGTCAGCTTGGTGGTCAACATGACAGGCCGCTGGAGGAGCTGAGGGGCAGCCAGCATGGGAGGAGGGGGCGCAGGGGCGATGGGTACCGTGGAAGTGGGCGCAGGCGTGGCTGGTTTAGGTCGGACCTGGTCCACAATATAGACAGGAGGATAGTGAGTATACAGTATGTAAGGACCCATGTCTTTTAAACAGTAAGAAAAAGTGCATATCAATTACACAGCTTTGTCATTAACCCTCTGTGATCAACACACAAAGCAGCAACAACAGAGGGCATGCCACATTCACAACAAAGGTTAGCAGGAGGTGGGTTGGCCCTGGGCAGGTAGATTGAAGGAACAGCCAAAGCACGTGGTAAGGAACAACACCGCTGACATAGATAGTGAAGCCAGGTAGTAAGCAAGGGGTTACGAAAATGCCACTGAAACAGGTCTTGGGTCAAGCCTTCGGTCCTGAACAAAAAGCATACGaatgcaggaacacacacacacgtcacaaaaGGGCACAAGACAAACAACAAATTAGAAAGAACTTGCTCCACCAGTCCCCTCCAGTAGAATCCCTATTCAGACCTCTGAATAGAAAACCCTTGTAGTCTGGTAGGCTATCCAATCAAACTGCCTCAAATGGAGTACATTTGACGTTATAGGACGTCAGATGATAGCTAACGAATTAAAAGCTTAGAAGCTGGTCATTCTAGGACTGATATCCAGTCTAAACGCCCCCTGTTAGTGTTACTGGAGAGAGGCTGCggggtgaggggaggggagatcCACGTGGACGAACCTGCGTTAGAAAGGTAGGTCGAGGCGTCAGTCTAGGCGGAGGGATAAACTGAGGAACTTTGATAGGCCGGGCAGTGGCCTGCACCTGCGATGAAACCATCCGTTTACACACGTTAGAGAATGCGGAAAACCATACACAGTCTCAAGGAGATAGACCATGAGAACACACTCATGAACGCGCAAGTCACACAGTGAAGAAAAGTTGGTCCCAGATCCGACTCATTCCTTGTGAAATCTGCATTTGCACACACTCTTGCGGCGACACAGAAAAGGGCGATACGTCCTCCTTATCTAAAGAACACGGCAACCCCACCTGTGCCCTGTGATTTCAAATATTTGTTTACAAAATCAGAAATATACTATTAACACAATTGGGACTTCAGGGACAGTTCAGTGTAAATTCATTTTATGTGCAGACAATGAAGCTGAGTGAGTGACATGTGGGACATACAGTATACTTACAACAATAGTGTTCTTGGAGACTATCCGAACCGGCTCCATTCCCTGATGGGTCAACTTGCTGGATGTCTGAAGGTTGATAGGTGCACTCAGTGAGTCAGGGTGACCTATGCTGGCCTTGGGCGTGTTGCTGATGGCTGTGACCTTGGCGACGGAGGGTCGCGGCGTCACGGCGGAAGCAGGCATGGTAGCGGTGGCAGCTTTCAGTACCAGAGGTAGAGTCTTAGTGGCGATGACCGGGGTGATCGTCATCGTGTTCTGTCCAGGAGAGAAGCTAAGTTGAATATGGGGCTACCCTTCAACAACACATATGAACAGATTAATattacagcagtgtgtgtgtgtgtgtgtgtgtgtgcaagtaccTGTGGCGTGCTCAGTTTGTCAGGCGAGGGCAGGGAGGGTGGGGTGTGGAGGTTAGGCAGGGCAGAGGCCTTCCCATCAGGCTGCACTGGGTGCTGGGGCTGCTGATGGGCCTGGACCTCCGGATGATCCTGTTTCACCAGCAGCTCTTTCCTCAGCTGCTCCACCACCTTCTTCTGCAAGACAGCGGAGGACACAGATTTAAGTCGACAGAAGGAATTCTGGAGTTTTCATATGGACCGTGCTGTCCTGGAGAGGTACATACATAATGATGACTCAAACAAAACTGTTCAGTACCAGGATATCAAAAGCACGAAACAAAAGTAAAGAGACAAGCAACTGTCCTTGTCAAATGTTATTCTTTACCTCATACAAACCCAATTCCATTCGTTGCTGACTCagtcataaaaaataaaagtatctTGATAGGCAATAAAGGCATTTTTTGCTTAAACGTCATAGAAATGCTTTTTGCTTAAGGCAGAGGGAGGTGGTGAGGTAAATGGGAACAGAaagagcgagaagagagaggaacagcatCTGCTTCAGGTTAAATTCACACTGAAGAGAACAGCATCTGCCTCAGGTTAAATTTATACCGAAAATAAACGACATCagctaacaaaaaaaaaaaatggccacATCACTGAACTAAAGCAACGGTGGATTCCAAACTGTGTACATTACCCAGTTGATAGTTGAACAAAAAACGATGTATCCACATTTTTATTCTGACTAGACCTTAATAAAATGACATGAGGATTCTTTTCAAACGCATGTAGGCCTAAATCCGGTTAGATATACATGTAGCCCTCACTGGGCAATACCAGGAAGTGTCCTGGAGACTTCTAGTTatacctttgttatggcaaaaaGGCTCAGATTCAGTATTATATGTGTATATAACCACAACCAACTACTACAGCTAAACATTAATACAAAGTAAATGAGGATGAACAATCCTCCTAGCCTCCTGCATAATCAGTTCTTGAAATTCAGTTTGGAATTTGGTCCAATAAAATACCGCCTGGAACTGTTTTACACACACTGTGACAAAGACACACAAGGCTTGACAGCAAGCGAAGTGGCAGGTGTCCCAGATTCCCCCTGGCTACGGCACATAGGACACCTACCCCAGTTATGAGCAGCCTGCTTCTAGGCAAATCATCTGTGCCATCCCCCAACAGGTTTATACTGGTTCTGACACAGCAAATCAAACATTCTCAATTATCTGTAACCTTACCCACACAGTGAGCATCAATCCTTATCTGTTAGGCTCATAGAATGCTTTGTGGTTTATAATATTTCCTGCTTTCTTTTATGCCCAGACAGCTAATTGCTGaaccttgcacacacacacacacacacacacacacacacacacacacacacacacacacacacacacacacacacacacacacacacacacacacacacacacacacacacacacacacacacacacacacacacacacagtttccaaTTGGCTTGGCTTCAGACTAGTTCGCATTGACTGTGGCACTGGCACTGCCCCTCGCAGGCCAGCCAGGAGATAGGAGAGGACACATATGATGAAGTCAGCACAATGAGACGCAGTTCATTCTTCCCTCACATTCACTCTATTGACGTATGCATTgaaagcaccccccccccccccccccccccgcctgcgTCTGATAAGACAGAACAGAGTCCGACCGCTCTAGTTCACCTCTgtccattcactcacactcactgCAGTGAAAAGTGAGCCAATGTCCTCTCAGCAGCCATGGGCGGGCTGAGACAAACTTTTTGGAGGGTATCTGACTGTTTACGTACATTCTGTCAGAGCAAGTAAAAACACCCAACTGTAGCTTTACAAGGAAAATATAACCATTAATGAATAAATATAAATCCCAATAATGTATATTCTTTCTTACCTTTTACCTGACTTAGTACAGTAATGATCATGCTCTTTTTTTGGGGTATATATATTACTGGCATTGACAATTGTTAGATTCATACTACACTGTTGAGGAAAGAGCtttcaagtaagcatttcactgaaatACCATTTCAACTTAATTTGATCCCCAATAGGTAAACAACCTTCATGTTACTTTCTATTCATTGAAATAGAATATGTTTGTTGATCAAATCAAGCAGTAGTACAATACGGAACAGCCTATTCGGAAATAGACCCGACATGCGTGAACAAACACTCTGAGACCACATGGCAACTGCAACATGAATTAATAATGGAAGAGCAATAAGCATGAGGTTTTTAGAAGTGCTGTTGTGAatggcatgtgtttgtgtgttagtttAACAAGAGGGGATGTATCAGTATTTAGCCAGTGACTTCCCCCTTCCACTCATGTACTACATCCACCCTCTGGTCTACAATCCCACCACTTCACACCTCTAATGTAATCTTTCATTGGTTTTGAGGTGAGGGTCCTGTCAGCTCTACATGGTGATGCTGCTCACATTCCCTTATCTCCTCTTAAAAATCAGGCCTATTTAACTGCCACAGGCGCTGCACTTTCCACCACTCAGTGCAGCATTCCACCACTCAGTGCAGCATTCCACCACTCAGTGCAGCATTCCACCACTCAGTGCAGCATTCCACCACTCAGTGCAGCATTCCACCACTCAGTGCAGCTTTCCACCACTCAGTGCAGCTTTCCACCACTCAGTGCAGCTTTCCACCACTCAGTGCAGCATTCCACCACTCAGTGCAGCATTCCACCACTCAGTGCAGCATTCCACCACTCAGTGCAGCTTTCCACCACTCAGTGCAGCTTTCCACCACTCAGTGCAGCATTCCACCACTCAGTGCAGCATTCCACCACTCAGTGCAGCATTCCACCACTCAGTGCAGCTTTCCACCACTCAGTGCAGCATTCCACCACTCAGTGCAGCTTTCCACCACTCAGTGCAGCTTTCCACCACTCAGTGCAGCATTCCACCACTCAGTGCAGCTTTCCACCACTCAGTGCAGCTTTCCACCACTCAGTGCAGCTTTCCACCACTCAGTGCAGCTTTCCACCCCCCccattttttttacatacatttttttcagAGACTTCCATGTGCGCATGAATTAATCAATTATAAAGTCAATTTGATTTGACCAATCTAACTACATAATGGTAATCATGTATTTGGATGGTAAATCTCTGTTGATAAACTGcgtaaatcaagatgtagcctaggcctatccaCAACACAGGTGAATGCATATGCAATAgcagtgtgtgcatgcattgcgttattgagcttgttttgaCTGACATTTGGAGATAATAGCAGTCAGTTAGCATGACTTTCATGAATTGTGAAGCCTGTATATGGTTCATTACATGAATTGTGAAGCCTGTATATGGTTCATTACATGAATTGTGAAGCCTGTATATGGTTCATTACATGAATTGTGAAGCCTGTATATGGTTCATTACATGAATTGTGAAGAATTCACAACAAGTGACGTTAGCTGATGAACATTATCTCATATAACCacacgtataagatctcctaaacctGCTTTTACCACAGATCTTATTTTCAGCGTTTATCCAAAATCCCTCTAAAAAAATCAGCATTGATTTTCCCCGTAGGCTTTGTCCAACGAACCATTTTTTAAAAAATGTTATAGTATCGAAAAAGTACAGACGTTTaggtataccgtgcaacactactAATAAGGACTGAAGGCTCAACATTGGAATTTCATAATCTGCTCAGCGCACTCCTGTTAAGCCTTGAGGACCGATGCAGTGATTGCTATTATACTTTTTGTTTAACTAATGATTTCGTTTTAAACAAGCCTTTTTACCGTCCGCTTATTATGGCAATTCTAATTAGATGATCGTGTAAAAGGACTCCACAttaattgcatttttttttttaagtcagtgTAACGCTTTAGATTTTATTTGGCAAGGTCATTGATGCATATGCACGAGCTGCCCTTTAGTGCTCCGCAAAGAAGAATTGGGCACATTCAAGCATTCTTTGCTGTTATTGCCATCAGCCACATTGAGTCAATGGACAAATAACTTTCTACAACAACCACAAGCACGCAAAGCAGGACAGCTGCCACGGCGAGACAGGTTTCATCAAAGACCACCCTCGTGATTCTGACAGTTGTCCTTATCAGACAACAGCTATCAGCCGCTAAGGTCTTGGGACATCTTGGGCTAATGCAAGACATCTTGTATCATCCTCAAATTTTCCACCTCTCTTACTCcacatacagctacagtatgtgaacTACTGTCCTTAGGTCCTTTTAACGTACCTCATCTTTTAGCATAACCGTTCCGTATTATCTGATGCTCAGTAATAGCTAGACCAAGCTGACAGCTTTTCAGAGACCATTTTCACAGCAGGATAAGTTTCATTATGCAGAAGTCCTTGGG
The sequence above is a segment of the Salvelinus alpinus chromosome 33, SLU_Salpinus.1, whole genome shotgun sequence genome. Coding sequences within it:
- the LOC139562832 gene encoding PHD finger protein 21A-like isoform X2 — translated: MQNWMVFKTEDCVKAESCPGLSFRQKGSMMELQTLQEALKAEIQVHQKLVSQMKQDPQNADLKKQLHERQAKITALSEKQKKVVEQLRKELLVKQDHPEVQAHQQPQHPVQPDGKASALPNLHTPPSLPSPDKLSTPQNTMTITPVIATKTLPLVLKAATATMPASAVTPRPSVAKVTAISNTPKASIGHPDSLSAPINLQTSSKLTHQGMEPVRIVSKNTIVVRPKPATPAPTSTVPIAPAPPPPMLAAPQLLQRPVMLTTKLTSTSLASTTGPIHQVRVVNGQPCASITKTLPSAQLTGIVITSPATIMATLATHQTLQIRSLSPDTKTVKARGVTEPKTSVSAPSSPSHTTRSTPPPLLRNKREDNPQKRAFMVSLGLVTYDHLEEIQSRRQERKRRTTANPVYSGAVFEPERKKNGVTYLNTPLHQGTRKRANEDPLSQVCHENVFLFCSPIFLSFVFVLFCRVSSHPGRPPKYSSVPELGLHTPTSPTSSHSASPAHHRPERGGSHFPVHPHTLPLPRPSSGDGDIHEDFCTVCRRSGQLLMCDTCARVYHLDCLAPPLKTIPRGMWICPKCHDQILMKDEAIPWPGTLAIVHSYIAYKAAKEEEKQKLVKWSLELKQDREQLEQRVKQLSQSITKCMENKNTILARQRDMHNSLEKVKGLVRLIQGINFCPSPEASPPALQTSMTNGGADCASADHTDDTSPEEHKNMTNNSSDDLNNNADRATEEEEKKEEVKEIDNLNSSSLGKTFEPPQTIAPALVDIAEGVK
- the LOC139562832 gene encoding PHD finger protein 21A-like isoform X3 gives rise to the protein MQNWMVFKTEDCVKAESCPGLSFRQKGSMMELQTLQEALKAEIQVHQKLVSQMKQDPQNADLKKQLHERQAKITALSEKQKKVVEQLRKELLVKQDHPEVQAHQQPQHPVQPDGKASALPNLHTPPSLPSPDKLSTPQNTMTITPVIATKTLPLVLKAATATMPASAVTPRPSVAKVTAISNTPKASIGHPDSLSAPINLQTSSKLTHQGMEPVRIVSKNTIVVQATARPIKVPQFIPPPRLTPRPTFLTQVRPKPATPAPTSTVPIAPAPPPPMLAAPQLLQRPVMLTTKLTSTSLASTTGPIHQVRVVNGQPCASITKTLPSAQLTGIVITSPATIMATLATHQTLQIRSLSPDTKTVKARGVTEPKTSVSAPSSPSHTTRSTPPPLLRNKREDNPQKRAFMVSLGLVTYDHLEEIQSRRQERKRRTTANPVYSGAVFEPERKKNGVTYLNTPLHQGTRKRGRPPKYSSVPELGLHTPTSPTSSHSASPAHHRPERGGSHFPVHPHTLPLPRPSSGDGDIHEDFCTVCRRSGQLLMCDTCARVYHLDCLAPPLKTIPRGMWICPKCHDQILMKDEAIPWPGTLAIVHSYIAYKAAKEEEKQKLVKWSLELKQDREQLEQRVKQLSQSITKCMENKNTILARQRDMHNSLEKVKGLVRLIQGINFCPSPEASPPALQTSMTNGGADCASADHTDDTSPEEHKNMTNNSSDDLNNNADRATEEEEKKEEVKEIDNLNSSSLGKTFEPPQTIAPALVDIAEGVK
- the LOC139562832 gene encoding PHD finger protein 21A-like isoform X1; this translates as MQNWMVFKTEDCVKAESCPGLSFRQKGSMMELQTLQEALKAEIQVHQKLVSQMKQDPQNADLKKQLHERQAKITALSEKQKKVVEQLRKELLVKQDHPEVQAHQQPQHPVQPDGKASALPNLHTPPSLPSPDKLSTPQNTMTITPVIATKTLPLVLKAATATMPASAVTPRPSVAKVTAISNTPKASIGHPDSLSAPINLQTSSKLTHQGMEPVRIVSKNTIVVQATARPIKVPQFIPPPRLTPRPTFLTQVRPKPATPAPTSTVPIAPAPPPPMLAAPQLLQRPVMLTTKLTSTSLASTTGPIHQVRVVNGQPCASITKTLPSAQLTGIVITSPATIMATLATHQTLQIRSLSPDTKTVKARGVTEPKTSVSAPSSPSHTTRSTPPPLLRNKREDNPQKRAFMVSLGLVTYDHLEEIQSRRQERKRRTTANPVYSGAVFEPERKKNGVTYLNTPLHQGTRKRANEDPLSQVCHENVFLFCSPIFLSFVFVLFCRVSSHPGRPPKYSSVPELGLHTPTSPTSSHSASPAHHRPERGGSHFPVHPHTLPLPRPSSGDGDIHEDFCTVCRRSGQLLMCDTCARVYHLDCLAPPLKTIPRGMWICPKCHDQILMKDEAIPWPGTLAIVHSYIAYKAAKEEEKQKLVKWSLELKQDREQLEQRVKQLSQSITKCMENKNTILARQRDMHNSLEKVKGLVRLIQGINFCPSPEASPPALQTSMTNGGADCASADHTDDTSPEEHKNMTNNSSDDLNNNADRATEEEEKKEEVKEIDNLNSSSLGKTFEPPQTIAPALVDIAEGVK
- the LOC139562832 gene encoding PHD finger protein 21A-like isoform X7, producing the protein MQNWMVFKTEDCVKAESCPGLSFRQKGSMMELQTLQEALKAEIQVHQKLVSQMKQDPQNADLKKQLHERQAKITALSEKQKKVVEQLRKELLVKQDHPEVQAHQQPQHPVQPDGKASALPNLHTPPSLPSPDKLSTPQNTMTITPVIATKTLPLVLKAATATMPASAVTPRPSVAKVTAISNTPKASIGHPDSLSAPINLQTSSKLTHQGMEPVRIVSKNTIVVRPKPATPAPTSTVPIAPAPPPPMLAAPQLLQRPVMLTTKLTSTSLASTTGPIHQVRVVNGQPCASITKTLPSAQLTGIVITSPATIMATLATHQTLQIRSLSPDTKTVKARGVTEPKTSVSAPSSPSHTTRSTPPPLLRNKREDNPQKRAFMVSLGLVTYDHLEEIQSRRQERKRRTTANPVYSGAVFEPERKKNGVTYLNTPLHQGTRKRGRPPKYSSVPELGLHTPTSPTSSHSASPAHHRPERGGSHFPVHPHTLPLPRPSSGDGDIHEDFCTVCRRSGQLLMCDTCARVYHLDCLAPPLKTIPRGMWICPKCHDQILMKDEAIPWPGTLAIVHSYIAYKAAKEEEKQKLVKWSLELKQDREQLEQRVKQLSQSITKCMENKNTILARQRDMHNSLEKVKGLVRLIQGINFCPSPEASPPALQTSMTNGGADCASADHTDDTSPEEHKNMTNNSSDDLNNNADRATEEEEKKEEVKEIDNLNSSSLGKTFEPPQTIAPALVDIAEGVK
- the LOC139562832 gene encoding PHD finger protein 21A-like isoform X4, giving the protein MQNWMVFKTEDCVKAESCPGLSFRQKGSMMELQTLQEALKAEIQVHQKLVSQMKQDPQNADLKKQLHERQAKITALSEKQKKVVEQLRKELLVKQDHPEVQAHQQPQHPVQPDGKASALPNLHTPPSLPSPDKLSTPQNTMTITPVIATKTLPLVLKAATATMPASAVTPRPSVAKVTAISNTPKASIGHPDSLSAPINLQTSSKLTHQGMEPVRIVSKNTIVVQATARPIKVPQFIPPPRLTPRPTFLTQVRPKPATPAPTSTVPIAPAPPPPMLAAPQLLQRPVMLTTKLTSTSLASTTGPIHQVRVVNGQPCASITKTLPSAQLTGIVITSPATIMATLATHQTLQIRSLSPDTKTVKARGVTEPKTSVSAPSSPSHTTRSTPPPLLRNKREDNPQKRAFMVSLGLVTYDHLEEIQSRRQERKRRTTANPVYSGAVFEPERKKNGVTYLNTPLHQGTRKRANEDPLSQGDIHEDFCTVCRRSGQLLMCDTCARVYHLDCLAPPLKTIPRGMWICPKCHDQILMKDEAIPWPGTLAIVHSYIAYKAAKEEEKQKLVKWSLELKQDREQLEQRVKQLSQSITKCMENKNTILARQRDMHNSLEKVKGLVRLIQGINFCPSPEASPPALQTSMTNGGADCASADHTDDTSPEEHKNMTNNSSDDLNNNADRATEEEEKKEEVKEIDNLNSSSLGKTFEPPQTIAPALVDIAEGVK
- the LOC139562832 gene encoding PHD finger protein 21A-like isoform X5, which produces MQNWMVFKTEDCVKAESCPGLSFRQKGSMMELQTLQEALKAEIQVHQKLVSQMKQDPQNADLKKQLHERQAKITALSEKQKKVVEQLRKELLVKQDHPEVQAHQQPQHPVQPDGKASALPNLHTPPSLPSPDKLSTPQNTMTITPVIATKTLPLVLKAATATMPASAVTPRPSVAKVTAISNTPKASIGHPDSLSAPINLQTSSKLTHQGMEPVRIVSKNTIVVQATARPIKVPQFIPPPRLTPRPTFLTQVRPKPATPAPTSTVPIAPAPPPPMLAAPQLLQRPVMLTTKLTSTSLASTTGPIHQVRVVNGQPCASITKTLPSAQLTGIVITSPATIMATLATHQTLQIRSLSPDTKTVKARGVTEPKTSVSAPSSPSHTTRSTPPPLLRNKREDNPQKRAFMVSLGLVTYDHLEEIQSRRQERKRRTTANPVYSGAVFEPERKKNGVTYLNTPLHQGTRKRGRPPKYSSVPELGLHTPTSPTSSHSASPAHHRPERGGSHFPVHPHTLPLPRPSSGDILMKDEAIPWPGTLAIVHSYIAYKAAKEEEKQKLVKWSLELKQDREQLEQRVKQLSQSITKCMENKNTILARQRDMHNSLEKVKGLVRLIQGINFCPSPEASPPALQTSMTNGGADCASADHTDDTSPEEHKNMTNNSSDDLNNNADRATEEEEKKEEVKEIDNLNSSSLGKTFEPPQTIAPALVDIAEGVK